One Rossellomorea aquimaris DNA window includes the following coding sequences:
- a CDS encoding NYN domain-containing protein, translated as MDILLVDGYNIIGAWSELNELKHKDLAAARDRLVEQMAEYQGYTGYRVIVVFDAYYVQGIARKYKNYKVEVIFTKENETADERIEKLAIELSNIKTQIHVATSDFTEQWAIFGQGALRKSARELHTEVKVIEKKIERKVRISSDKRPASKIQLSDEVAEIFEKWRRGEQ; from the coding sequence ACATAATCGGTGCCTGGTCAGAGCTGAATGAGTTGAAACATAAGGATTTGGCCGCAGCAAGAGATCGCCTTGTAGAGCAGATGGCAGAATATCAAGGATATACGGGCTACCGGGTCATCGTCGTATTTGATGCTTATTACGTCCAGGGAATTGCCCGTAAGTATAAAAATTATAAAGTAGAAGTCATTTTCACGAAAGAAAATGAAACAGCAGACGAACGGATTGAAAAATTAGCTATTGAGTTAAGTAATATTAAAACTCAAATTCATGTAGCGACTTCTGATTTTACCGAGCAGTGGGCGATCTTTGGTCAAGGAGCCCTTCGTAAATCAGCAAGGGAGCTGCATACAGAAGTAAAAGTCATCGAGAAAAAAATCGAAAGAAAAGTGCGGATTTCAAGTGATAAAAGGCCGGCTTCCAAAATCCAATTATCAGATGAAGTTGCTGAAATTTTCGAAAAATGGCGCCGCGGGGAACAATGA
- the sigH gene encoding RNA polymerase sporulation sigma factor SigH — MDDEEIIEAVHQGHSEALDFLIRKYRNFVRAKARSYFLIGADKEDIVQEGMIGLYKAIRDYKEDKLTSFKAFAELCITRQIITAIKTATRQKHIPLNSYVSLDKPIYDDESDRTLLDVISGAKVMDPEALIINREEFDNMEDKMAQLLSDLERKVLALYLDGQSYQEISEELNRHVKSIDNALQRVKRKLERYLEVREITM; from the coding sequence ATGGATGATGAAGAAATAATAGAAGCCGTCCATCAGGGTCACAGCGAAGCGTTAGATTTTTTAATCAGGAAATATCGTAATTTTGTAAGAGCGAAAGCCCGCTCGTATTTCTTAATTGGGGCAGATAAGGAAGATATCGTCCAGGAGGGTATGATTGGATTATACAAAGCGATCCGTGATTATAAAGAGGACAAGCTGACTTCTTTTAAAGCGTTTGCAGAGCTTTGTATCACAAGACAAATCATTACGGCCATTAAGACAGCCACGAGACAGAAGCATATACCGCTGAATTCTTATGTATCATTGGATAAACCCATTTATGATGACGAGTCTGACCGAACTCTCTTAGATGTTATTTCAGGTGCGAAAGTAATGGATCCGGAAGCGCTAATTATCAATCGTGAAGAATTCGATAATATGGAAGATAAGATGGCTCAGTTATTAAGTGATCTTGAGAGGAAAGTCCTGGCTCTCTATTTAGACGGGCAATCCTATCAGGAGATTTCTGAAGAATTGAACCGCCATGTGAAATCCATCGACAATGCCTTGCAGCGAGTGAAGAGAAAGCTCGAACGATACTTGGAAGTTCGCGAAATAACGATGTAA
- the rpmG gene encoding 50S ribosomal protein L33, translated as MTTKLILACTVCGSRNYSVPGNRNQAVRLELKKFCNTCNAHTLHKETK; from the coding sequence ATGACTACTAAATTAATACTTGCTTGTACGGTGTGTGGTTCCAGGAATTATAGTGTACCGGGTAATCGTAATCAAGCAGTTCGATTAGAGTTAAAGAAATTCTGTAATACATGTAATGCTCACACCCTACACAAAGAAACAAAATAG
- the secE gene encoding preprotein translocase subunit SecE codes for MFKFFRNVASEMRKVSWPKRKELTRYTITVITTVVFVALFFAVIDLGISELMRLIIGSK; via the coding sequence ATGTTTAAATTCTTTCGCAATGTTGCATCAGAAATGAGAAAGGTCAGCTGGCCTAAACGTAAAGAGTTAACACGCTATACGATTACCGTTATTACAACAGTGGTATTTGTTGCCCTTTTCTTTGCTGTCATTGACCTGGGCATCTCAGAACTTATGCGATTGATCATTGGTTCTAAGTAA
- the nusG gene encoding transcription termination/antitermination protein NusG, which translates to MEKNWYVVHTYSGYENKVKANLEKRVETMGMQDKIFRVIVPEEEETDFKNGKKKVVKKKVFPGYVICEIVMTDDSWYVVRNTPGVTGFVGSSGSGSKPTPLLPEEVTNLLKQMGMTEKKVEIDFELGETVKVNEGPFANFTGSIEGIDNAKAKVKVLVNMFGRDTPVELDFSQIDKL; encoded by the coding sequence ATGGAGAAGAATTGGTATGTAGTTCATACTTATTCAGGATACGAGAATAAGGTTAAAGCAAACCTTGAGAAACGTGTTGAAACGATGGGGATGCAAGATAAAATCTTCCGCGTGATCGTACCTGAAGAAGAAGAAACAGATTTTAAGAACGGTAAGAAGAAAGTCGTTAAGAAGAAAGTATTCCCTGGTTACGTGATTTGTGAAATCGTCATGACGGATGATTCCTGGTATGTTGTACGAAATACACCTGGAGTTACCGGATTTGTCGGTTCATCGGGATCTGGATCAAAGCCTACTCCGTTACTGCCGGAAGAAGTAACAAATCTTCTGAAGCAAATGGGCATGACAGAGAAAAAGGTAGAAATCGACTTCGAATTGGGAGAAACAGTAAAAGTAAACGAAGGTCCGTTTGCAAACTTCACTGGCTCAATCGAAGGGATAGATAATGCGAAAGCGAAAGTGAAAGTTCTTGTTAATATGTTTGGCAGAGATACCCCGGTAGAACTGGATTTCTCCCAAATTGATAAATTATAA
- the rplK gene encoding 50S ribosomal protein L11, translating into MAKKVIKMVKLQIPAGKANPAPPVGPALGQAGVNIMGFCKEFNARTADQAGLIIPVEITVFEDRSFTFITKTPPAAVLLKKAAGIESGSGEPNSKKVATLKRDKVREIAETKMPDLNAASVESAMRMVEGTARSMGIVIED; encoded by the coding sequence GTGGCTAAAAAAGTTATCAAAATGGTTAAATTGCAGATTCCTGCCGGTAAAGCTAATCCAGCTCCACCAGTTGGTCCTGCACTAGGTCAAGCAGGTGTTAACATCATGGGATTCTGTAAGGAATTCAATGCTCGTACAGCAGATCAAGCTGGCTTAATCATTCCTGTTGAAATTACGGTATTTGAAGACCGTTCATTTACATTCATCACAAAAACTCCACCCGCTGCAGTTTTACTTAAAAAAGCAGCTGGTATCGAGTCTGGTTCAGGCGAACCAAACAGCAAGAAAGTGGCAACACTTAAACGCGACAAAGTACGTGAAATTGCTGAAACAAAAATGCCTGACTTAAATGCAGCTAGTGTTGAATCAGCTATGCGCATGGTAGAAGGAACTGCGCGCAGCATGGGTATCGTCATCGAAGACTAA
- the rplA gene encoding 50S ribosomal protein L1, translating to MAKKGKKFLEAQKLVDRTTAYSVEEAIELVKKTNFAKFDATIEVAFRLGVDTRKNDQQIRGAVVLPHGTGKTQKVLVFAKGDKAKEAEAAGADFVGDADLISKINQGWFEFDVIVATPDMMGEVGKLGRVLGPKGLMPNPKTGTVTFDVTKAVNEIKAGKVEYRADKSGNVHVPVGKISFDNDKLVENFATMYETMLKVKPAAAKGTYMKNVSVTSTMGPGVKVDPSSFAVKA from the coding sequence ATGGCAAAAAAAGGTAAAAAGTTTCTTGAAGCTCAAAAGCTTGTAGATCGTACTACAGCTTACTCAGTTGAAGAAGCAATCGAACTAGTTAAGAAAACAAACTTCGCTAAGTTTGACGCAACGATTGAAGTAGCGTTCCGCTTAGGTGTAGATACTCGTAAAAACGACCAGCAGATCCGTGGAGCGGTTGTACTTCCACACGGAACTGGTAAAACTCAAAAGGTTCTTGTATTCGCTAAAGGAGATAAAGCAAAAGAAGCAGAAGCTGCTGGCGCTGATTTCGTAGGTGATGCAGATCTTATCAGCAAAATCAACCAAGGTTGGTTCGAGTTCGACGTAATCGTAGCAACTCCGGACATGATGGGTGAAGTTGGTAAACTTGGTCGTGTACTAGGACCTAAAGGTTTAATGCCAAACCCTAAAACTGGAACAGTTACATTCGACGTGACAAAAGCTGTTAATGAAATCAAAGCAGGTAAAGTTGAATACCGTGCTGACAAATCAGGTAACGTTCACGTTCCTGTTGGAAAGATTTCATTCGACAACGACAAGCTTGTTGAAAACTTTGCTACAATGTATGAAACAATGCTTAAAGTTAAACCTGCTGCTGCAAAAGGAACTTACATGAAAAACGTTTCTGTAACTTCCACTATGGGACCTGGCGTTAAAGTCGATCCTTCATCTTTCGCAGTTAAGGCATAA
- the rplJ gene encoding 50S ribosomal protein L10: protein MSSILEQKKHIVGEISDKLKNSVSTIVVDYRGLDVSEVTELRKQLREAGIDFKVYKNTMVRRAAEEAGLEGLNEFLTGPNAIAFSSEEVVAPAKILNSFAKEHEALEIKAGVIEGTITSVEDVKAIAELPSREGLLSMLLSVLQAPMRNFALATKAVADQKEEQGA from the coding sequence ATGAGCAGCATTCTAGAACAAAAGAAACATATCGTTGGAGAAATCTCTGACAAGCTAAAAAACAGTGTATCTACAATCGTTGTAGATTACCGTGGTCTGGATGTTTCCGAAGTAACTGAGCTTCGTAAACAACTCCGTGAAGCTGGCATCGACTTCAAAGTGTACAAAAACACTATGGTACGTCGTGCTGCAGAAGAAGCTGGTCTTGAAGGGTTAAATGAATTCTTAACTGGTCCTAACGCAATCGCGTTCAGTAGTGAAGAAGTAGTTGCACCTGCAAAGATTCTTAACAGCTTTGCTAAAGAACACGAAGCGCTTGAAATCAAAGCGGGTGTCATTGAAGGAACAATCACTTCAGTTGAGGACGTTAAAGCTATCGCTGAACTTCCAAGCCGCGAAGGACTTCTTTCTATGCTACTCAGCGTGCTTCAAGCACCAATGCGCAACTTCGCGTTGGCAACAAAAGCCGTTGCAGATCAAAAAGAAGAGCAAGGCGCGTAA
- the rplL gene encoding 50S ribosomal protein L7/L12 encodes MSKEQIIDAIKEMSVLELNDLVKAIEEEFGVTAAAPVAVAAGGGEAAAEKTEFDVILESAGSQKIKVIKAVREITGLGLKEAKEVVDNTPKALKEGISKEEAEEIKAKLEEVGAGVEVK; translated from the coding sequence ATGAGTAAAGAGCAAATCATTGACGCGATTAAAGAAATGTCAGTTCTTGAATTAAATGATCTAGTTAAAGCAATCGAAGAAGAATTCGGAGTAACTGCTGCTGCACCTGTAGCTGTAGCTGCTGGTGGCGGAGAAGCTGCTGCAGAAAAAACTGAATTCGACGTAATCCTTGAGAGCGCTGGATCTCAAAAAATCAAAGTTATCAAAGCTGTTCGTGAAATCACAGGTCTTGGCCTTAAAGAAGCGAAAGAAGTTGTTGATAACACTCCAAAAGCTCTTAAAGAAGGTATTTCTAAAGAGGAAGCTGAAGAAATTAAAGCTAAACTTGAAGAAGTTGGAGCTGGCGTAGAAGTTAAGTAA
- a CDS encoding class I SAM-dependent methyltransferase yields MTNHYYSHNPDVESNPQTITFELRGHAFRFKTDQGVFSKKEVDFGSRALIETFELPGVTGPLLDVGCGYGPIGLSLAKDNDDRMVHMIDVNERALSLAKENARENKVQNVNIYQSDRYTNVVETEFAAILTNPPIRAGKETVHSILGTSYDYLKENGELWVVIQKKQGAPSAMDKMEELFSNVEIVARKKGYYILKSVKEIR; encoded by the coding sequence ATGACCAATCACTATTATTCTCATAACCCTGATGTAGAGAGTAACCCCCAAACGATCACCTTTGAGTTAAGAGGACATGCGTTTCGTTTTAAAACGGATCAAGGTGTTTTCTCGAAGAAGGAAGTTGACTTTGGATCTAGAGCTTTGATTGAAACGTTTGAATTGCCTGGCGTAACGGGTCCGTTACTGGATGTCGGTTGTGGGTATGGCCCTATCGGTTTGTCTTTAGCGAAAGACAATGATGATCGTATGGTTCATATGATTGATGTAAATGAGAGAGCGTTGTCTTTGGCGAAAGAAAATGCTAGAGAGAATAAAGTTCAAAACGTGAACATCTATCAGAGTGATCGATATACGAATGTCGTTGAAACGGAATTTGCGGCCATTTTAACGAACCCGCCGATAAGAGCAGGGAAAGAAACGGTTCATTCGATTCTGGGAACCAGTTATGACTACCTGAAGGAGAATGGTGAATTGTGGGTCGTTATTCAGAAGAAACAAGGTGCTCCGTCTGCCATGGATAAAATGGAAGAATTGTTTTCAAATGTAGAAATTGTCGCTAGAAAAAAGGGATACTACATCTTGAAGTCGGTAAAAGAAATCCGTTGA
- the rpoB gene encoding DNA-directed RNA polymerase subunit beta — protein MTGQLVQYGRHRQRRSFARISEVLELPNLIEIQTSSYQWFLDEGLREMFRDISPIEDFTGNLSLEFIDYSLGEPKYSVEESKERDVTYSAPLRVKVRLVNKETGEVKDQDVFMGDFPLMTDTGTFVINGAERVIVSQLVRSPSVYFSGKVDKNGKKGFTATVIPNRGAWLEYETDAKDVVYVRIDRTRKLPVTVLLRALGFGSDQEIIDLIGDNEYIRNTLEKDNTEGIDKALLEIYERLRPGEPPTVENAKSLLVSRFFDPKRYDLANVGRYKMNKKLHIKNRLFGQTLAETLADPETGEILAEKGTVLDRRALDKVIPYLENGIGFKNYQQSGGVLEEDVVLQSIKIYSPNQEGEFEINVISNAYVEEEVKYITPADIISSISYFFNLLHGVGLTDDIDHLGNRRLRSVGELLQNQFRIGLSRMERVVRERMSIQDTNTITPQQLINIRPVIASMKEFFGSSQLSQFMDQTNPLAELTHKRRLSALGPGGLTRERAGFEVRDVHYSHYGRMCPIETPEGPNIGLINSLSSFAKVNKFGFIETPYRRVDPDTGKVTDRIDYLTADEEDNYVVAQANARLGEDGSFLDEEVIARFRGENTVIKRERLDYMDVSPKQVVSAATACIPFLENDDSNRALMGANMQRQAVPLMNPESPIVGTGMEHVSAKDSGAAVICKYEGIVEKVEAKQVWVRRVKEIDGQEVKGDLDKYRMQKFIRSNQGTCYNQRPIVSEGDRVVKGEILADGPSMEKGELALGRNVMVGFMTWDGYNYEDAIIMSERLVKDDVYTSIHIEEYESESRDTKLGPEEITRDIPNVGEDALRNLDERGIIRIGAEVKDGDLLVGKVTPKGVTELTAEERLLHAIFGEKAREVRDTSLRVPHGGGGIILDVKVFNREDGDELPPGVNQLVRVYIVQKRKISEGDKMAGRHGNKGVISRILPEEDMPFLPDGTPIDIMLNPLGVPSRMNIGQVLELHLGMAARYLGVHVASPVFDGAREEDVWATIEEAGMARDAKTVLYDGRTGEPFDNRVSVGIMYMIKLAHMVDDKLHARSTGPYSLVTQQPLGGKAQFGGQRFGEMEVWALEAYGAAYTLQEILTVKSDDVVGRVKTYEAIVKGENVPEPGVPESFKVLIKELQSLGMDVKILSSNEEEIEMRDLEDEEEVQQADTLNISESNAQESETVGSKE, from the coding sequence TTGACAGGTCAACTAGTTCAGTATGGACGACACCGCCAACGCAGAAGTTTTGCGCGTATCAGTGAAGTTTTAGAATTACCGAATTTAATCGAAATTCAAACTTCCTCGTATCAATGGTTTCTTGATGAGGGGTTAAGAGAAATGTTCCGTGACATTTCTCCGATTGAGGACTTCACTGGTAATCTCTCTTTGGAATTTATTGACTATAGTCTGGGAGAGCCAAAGTACTCGGTGGAAGAATCAAAGGAAAGAGATGTTACTTACTCTGCACCGCTTAGAGTGAAAGTCCGTCTTGTGAACAAGGAAACAGGAGAAGTAAAAGATCAAGACGTATTTATGGGTGACTTCCCATTAATGACAGACACAGGTACTTTTGTCATTAATGGTGCTGAGCGCGTTATCGTATCTCAGTTAGTACGTTCACCTAGTGTTTACTTTAGCGGAAAAGTAGATAAGAACGGAAAGAAAGGGTTTACTGCTACCGTTATACCAAACCGCGGAGCTTGGCTTGAGTATGAAACAGATGCGAAAGATGTTGTATATGTGCGAATTGATCGAACTCGCAAACTACCGGTAACGGTTCTTTTACGTGCCCTTGGGTTTGGCTCTGATCAAGAAATCATCGATTTGATCGGTGATAATGAGTACATTCGTAACACGCTCGAGAAAGACAACACGGAAGGTATCGACAAGGCATTGCTCGAGATTTACGAGCGTCTGCGTCCAGGAGAGCCTCCTACAGTAGAAAATGCTAAAAGTTTACTCGTTTCTCGTTTCTTTGATCCTAAGCGTTATGACTTAGCAAACGTTGGACGTTACAAAATGAACAAAAAGCTTCACATTAAGAACCGTTTATTCGGTCAAACTCTAGCAGAAACTCTAGCAGATCCGGAAACGGGTGAGATTCTGGCGGAAAAAGGCACGGTTCTTGATCGTCGCGCTCTTGATAAGGTTATTCCTTATTTAGAAAATGGCATCGGGTTTAAAAACTACCAACAGTCTGGTGGCGTGTTAGAAGAAGACGTCGTTCTTCAATCTATCAAAATCTATTCTCCGAACCAAGAGGGAGAATTTGAGATTAATGTCATCAGCAATGCGTATGTTGAAGAAGAGGTTAAGTACATTACACCTGCAGATATCATCTCTTCTATTTCTTACTTCTTTAATCTTTTACACGGAGTAGGACTAACGGATGATATTGACCATTTAGGTAACCGTCGTTTACGTTCGGTTGGTGAATTGCTTCAAAACCAATTCCGCATCGGTTTATCACGTATGGAGCGTGTAGTTCGTGAAAGAATGTCCATTCAGGACACGAACACGATCACGCCTCAACAACTGATCAACATTCGTCCGGTAATCGCTTCAATGAAAGAGTTCTTTGGAAGCTCTCAATTGTCTCAGTTTATGGATCAAACGAATCCTCTTGCAGAATTAACGCACAAACGTCGTCTTTCTGCTTTAGGACCTGGTGGATTAACGCGTGAACGTGCAGGATTTGAAGTGCGTGACGTACATTACTCCCACTATGGTCGTATGTGTCCGATTGAAACTCCTGAGGGACCAAACATCGGACTGATCAACTCACTTTCTTCATTTGCGAAAGTGAATAAATTCGGATTTATTGAAACGCCGTATCGTCGTGTTGACCCTGATACAGGGAAAGTAACCGATCGTATCGATTACTTGACAGCAGACGAAGAAGATAACTATGTAGTGGCACAAGCAAACGCACGTCTTGGTGAGGACGGATCCTTCCTTGATGAAGAAGTCATCGCTCGTTTCCGTGGTGAGAACACGGTTATCAAGCGTGAACGTCTGGACTACATGGATGTATCTCCTAAACAAGTAGTATCAGCTGCGACAGCATGTATTCCTTTCTTGGAGAACGATGACTCTAACCGTGCTCTTATGGGAGCGAACATGCAACGTCAAGCAGTACCTTTAATGAATCCGGAATCACCGATCGTCGGAACAGGTATGGAACACGTATCTGCGAAGGACTCTGGTGCAGCTGTGATTTGTAAATATGAAGGTATTGTAGAAAAGGTTGAAGCAAAACAAGTTTGGGTACGTCGTGTGAAAGAAATCGACGGTCAAGAAGTAAAAGGTGACCTCGATAAATATCGTATGCAAAAATTCATCCGTTCCAACCAGGGTACATGTTACAACCAGCGTCCGATCGTAAGTGAAGGCGACCGTGTGGTTAAAGGAGAAATCCTTGCTGATGGTCCTTCGATGGAAAAAGGTGAACTAGCCTTAGGACGTAACGTAATGGTTGGATTCATGACTTGGGACGGTTACAACTACGAAGATGCGATCATCATGAGTGAGCGTCTTGTAAAAGACGATGTATATACTTCAATTCATATTGAAGAATATGAGTCTGAATCTCGTGATACGAAATTAGGACCTGAAGAAATCACTCGTGATATTCCAAACGTTGGTGAAGATGCACTTCGCAATCTTGATGAGCGTGGAATCATCCGCATCGGTGCTGAAGTAAAAGATGGCGACTTACTTGTTGGTAAAGTAACGCCTAAGGGTGTAACTGAGTTGACTGCTGAAGAACGCTTATTACATGCAATCTTCGGTGAGAAAGCTCGTGAAGTCCGGGATACATCTCTTCGTGTACCACATGGTGGAGGAGGAATCATCCTCGATGTCAAAGTCTTCAATCGTGAAGACGGCGATGAATTACCACCAGGTGTAAACCAGCTTGTACGTGTATACATCGTTCAGAAGCGTAAGATTTCTGAAGGTGACAAAATGGCTGGACGTCACGGTAACAAAGGTGTTATCTCAAGGATCCTTCCTGAAGAAGACATGCCGTTCTTACCGGACGGTACACCGATCGATATCATGTTGAACCCATTAGGGGTACCATCACGTATGAATATCGGACAGGTGCTTGAACTTCACTTAGGTATGGCAGCAAGATATCTTGGTGTACATGTCGCTTCACCGGTATTTGATGGAGCGCGTGAAGAAGATGTATGGGCAACCATCGAAGAAGCCGGTATGGCACGTGATGCGAAAACCGTTCTTTATGATGGTAGAACAGGTGAACCGTTTGATAACCGTGTATCAGTGGGGATCATGTATATGATCAAGCTTGCTCACATGGTCGATGACAAACTTCACGCACGTTCAACAGGTCCTTATTCACTTGTTACGCAGCAGCCATTGGGTGGTAAAGCTCAATTCGGTGGACAGCGTTTCGGTGAGATGGAGGTATGGGCACTTGAAGCTTATGGTGCTGCTTACACTCTACAAGAAATTCTAACGGTTAAGTCTGATGATGTTGTGGGTCGTGTGAAAACATACGAAGCCATTGTCAAAGGTGAAAACGTTCCTGAACCGGGAGTTCCGGAATCCTTCAAGGTTCTGATCAAAGAGCTTCAAAGTTTAGGTATGGATGTTAAGATCCTCTCTAGTAACGAAGAAGAAATTGAGATGCGTGACTTAGAGGACGAAGAAGAAGTACAACAAGCAGACACGCTAAATATCTCTGAATCTAATGCACAAGAATCCGAGACAGTAGGGTCAAAAGAATAA